The window CTATATATTTATAGTTAATAACCAAGGACCACGCACGGTCCAAAGTTTTTGACCAAGGAATTTGTCCTTGCGACCATTGAGGAGGGGCCACACCCGACCCCATTCCGAACTCGGAAGTTAAGCCCTCCATCGCCAATGATACTGCTAGGTAGCTAGTGGGAAAGTAGGTCGTCGCAAGGACTTTTTTTCGCCCTGTAAAAAGGGCAGCCAAGCCCCGTACAACTACGTGTACGGGGCTCTTTTGCGTTTAAGAAAATAGGTTAGGAGTGAGGGGAATAGGGGGTCTACACCAAACAAAGGGGCACAAGCCCGAATGATCAAACTTCCAACCGTTGATTCTACTCTCGACTACCCGCACAAAACCGCACACGCAGCCGATAATTTTCAAAGTTTCTGAACCAGTATGCCCGTCGTTGAATGAGTTTCATTTTACGATGAAACCCTTCCGTTATCCCGTTGTTTTTTGTGTAGCGAAACATGCGGGCCACTTCTTCTTTCCAGCTGTTCAGAGTTCTGCCCAGTGTCCGAAGCGGAGCAAAAGGACTCTGCTGAAGTTGCTTGATTTTATCAAGCAATTCGAAAATGTATTTTTTGCAATTTATATGGTTTTGAGTTCTAGTCCTAAGAAGACCATTTAGCTCATTGCAAAAATGATAGATACTTTCGATGGCTGGTTGTGCCTGAAAATAATCAGCTAAAAGGTCTTTCCTTTTGTCGGACAAACGGTCCTGCCGACAGAGCATTGCTCTCATAATTCCACCGTGACCATAAGAAATATTTTCTTCATCAATCCCGAAATAACGAGGGCATTTCCAGTTGCTGCGCTGCCGGACTTTTGCCTTGATTACCTAATGGTAAAATCTTTTCACACTAGAAACGACGACACCGTTTTCATTGGCAACATTTTTATTACACGAGCCGTTTTCATACTGCCGAAAAACTTCGCGTTTGAGCTGCTCTGTTGATCTACTCCACTTTTTAATCCCAGCCATACGGGTGTTGTCGTATCTGCCGCAATCCTTGCAATGATGCTTGTGCCATTTCACCCGCAAAATCGATGCTTGTCCCGTGTGCGGGATACTTTTGATGAACCGCCTGAAAGTGTCCTTAATCCGAAAAGAAGAACTTCTGCATAGTGGACAA of the Maridesulfovibrio zosterae DSM 11974 genome contains:
- a CDS encoding transposase — encoded protein: MKAKVRQRSNWKCPRYFGIDEENISYGHGGIMRAMLCRQDRLSDKRKDLLADYFQAQPAIESIYHFCNELNGLLRTRTQNHINCKKYIFELLDKIKQLQQSPFAPLRTLGRTLNSWKEEVARMFRYTKNNGITEGFHRKMKLIQRRAYWFRNFENYRLRVRFCAGSRE